A genomic segment from Paenibacillus sp. FSL K6-1096 encodes:
- a CDS encoding metallophosphoesterase, with protein MKIGVVSDTHLSRSAASLPRALTEEFSQVDIILHLGDWVAMEIYDMLSQLAPVEGIAGNNDGYDIIQRFGERKIVTLEGMRIGMVHGHAPYSRKGTDGNALLAFEGQDVDCILFGHSHQPLMRRENGILLFNPGSPTDKRREKQYSFGLMDITDGKITARHVFYDSKA; from the coding sequence ATGAAGATTGGAGTAGTCTCGGATACCCATTTGTCACGTTCGGCAGCCAGCCTGCCCCGCGCGCTTACGGAAGAATTCAGCCAGGTGGACATCATCCTGCATTTGGGCGACTGGGTGGCGATGGAGATCTACGATATGTTGTCCCAGCTTGCTCCGGTGGAGGGGATCGCCGGCAACAATGACGGATATGACATCATCCAGCGCTTCGGGGAGCGCAAGATTGTGACCCTGGAAGGCATGCGCATCGGGATGGTGCACGGACATGCCCCCTATTCCCGCAAAGGGACGGATGGCAATGCGCTGCTGGCTTTTGAAGGCCAGGATGTGGACTGCATCCTCTTCGGCCATTCCCACCAGCCGCTGATGCGCCGGGAGAACGGGATTCTGCTGTTCAACCCCGGCTCCCCTACGGACAAGCGGCGGGAGAAGCAATATTCGTTCGGCCTGATGGACATAACGGACGGGAAGATTACGGCCCGTCATGTCTTTTATGATTCCAAGGCGTAA
- a CDS encoding GNAT family N-acetyltransferase → MLNFRFERAGLEDVEELAPLFDEYRSFYGQQPDREAAREFLQARLENGESVVFMAVAGEGEDRRIYGIAQLYPSFSSVTVQPVWILNDLFVTQEQRGQGLGSLLLEGVKGFAQGTGAKGLTLSTMMDNTGAQRLYEAHGYVRDESFFNYYLYF, encoded by the coding sequence TTGTTGAACTTTCGTTTTGAACGGGCAGGGCTTGAGGATGTAGAGGAGCTTGCACCTCTATTTGACGAATACCGCAGCTTCTACGGCCAGCAGCCGGACAGGGAAGCTGCCAGGGAATTTCTGCAGGCCAGGCTGGAGAATGGGGAATCCGTTGTCTTCATGGCGGTTGCCGGCGAGGGGGAAGACAGGCGCATCTACGGGATCGCGCAGCTGTACCCCTCATTCTCTTCCGTTACGGTTCAGCCTGTATGGATTCTGAACGATCTGTTCGTGACGCAGGAGCAGCGCGGGCAGGGACTGGGCTCTCTGCTGCTTGAAGGCGTGAAGGGCTTCGCGCAGGGGACAGGGGCCAAGGGTCTTACTCTGTCCACCATGATGGACAATACCGGGGCCCAGCGTCTGTATGAAGCCCACGGGTATGTGCGGGATGAGAGCTTCTTCAATTATTACTTATATTTCTAA
- a CDS encoding HAD family hydrolase encodes MTETSNKLAVFFDLDDTLYDHLVPFREAVREVLAPAEDKLDYAELFYTVRHHSDLLWPKYLSGELELEDTRVMRLELAFAEYGLPLSREQAAQIQASYISRQYTIELIEGVAEQLQRFISRGHPVGIITNGPQAHQMAKLRGLGIDRIIPPEMIFISDAVGLAKPDPAIFRHVNKVTGTRPENSLYVGDTWANDVVGALAAGWRVCWYNPRGRKPGTDHTPSHIFSNYKEFSELPLV; translated from the coding sequence GTGACGGAGACAAGCAATAAGCTGGCTGTATTTTTTGATCTGGACGATACGCTGTACGACCATCTGGTCCCGTTCCGGGAAGCCGTGCGGGAGGTGCTGGCCCCTGCAGAGGACAAGCTGGATTATGCGGAGCTGTTCTACACGGTAAGGCATCACAGCGATCTGCTGTGGCCGAAGTACTTAAGCGGGGAGCTGGAGCTGGAGGACACGCGGGTGATGCGGCTGGAGCTGGCTTTTGCCGAGTATGGTCTGCCGCTCTCCAGGGAGCAGGCAGCGCAGATCCAGGCCTCCTACATCAGCCGCCAGTATACGATTGAGCTGATTGAGGGCGTGGCGGAGCAGCTTCAGCGCTTCATCAGCCGGGGCCATCCGGTAGGCATTATTACCAATGGCCCGCAGGCGCACCAGATGGCCAAGCTGCGCGGCCTGGGGATTGACCGGATCATCCCGCCGGAGATGATCTTCATCTCGGATGCCGTCGGCCTGGCCAAGCCGGACCCGGCGATCTTCAGGCATGTCAACAAGGTGACGGGAACCCGGCCGGAGAACAGCCTCTATGTCGGTGACACCTGGGCCAATGATGTGGTCGGGGCGCTTGCGGCAGGCTGGCGGGTCTGCTGGTACAATCCGCGCGGGCGTAAGCCGGGGACGGACCATACGCCGAGCCATATTTTCAGCAATTACAAAGAGTTCAGTGAGCTGCCGCTGGTATGA
- a CDS encoding FAD:protein FMN transferase, translated as MSKNKKTGVILAALVLIIAAAVVIWLTVGNKSGDSPAATETSGGATASKDGDTKSLEQTFYIYDTVVNIKVFGNTVEQKNMDDIQAMLERMDIEFSRTKTNGELYAVNQAAGKEAVAVSDETLDIVKLSLKYAEEMDGLYDPTIGPLVDLWAIGEGGERVPDQAAIDKARSLVNYKDVIVDDAAKTVKLAREGMVLDMGGIGKGYAADRIADYLKEQGLNSAMINLGGSSIIALGNKPNGSPWNIGLQDPDQSRGTQLGTIKITDEVIDASGVYERYFMQDGVRYHHILDPRTGFPSQNGLKSITIMSPNATDADALSTGVFLMGLEDGMKYLEALPEKVEAFFITDDNKIYATSELKKRLNLTDSTYQFAD; from the coding sequence ATGTCTAAGAACAAAAAAACCGGTGTCATTCTGGCCGCTCTCGTCCTGATTATCGCTGCTGCTGTGGTGATCTGGCTTACCGTGGGCAATAAGAGCGGGGACAGCCCGGCTGCTACTGAGACCTCCGGCGGCGCTACGGCCTCCAAAGACGGTGATACGAAATCTCTGGAGCAGACGTTCTATATTTATGATACGGTCGTCAATATCAAGGTGTTCGGCAATACGGTAGAGCAGAAGAATATGGATGATATTCAGGCCATGCTGGAGCGGATGGACATTGAATTCAGCCGGACCAAGACGAACGGGGAGTTATACGCGGTGAATCAGGCGGCGGGCAAGGAAGCCGTTGCCGTGTCTGATGAGACGCTGGATATTGTGAAGCTCTCGCTCAAATATGCCGAGGAAATGGACGGGCTGTATGACCCGACCATCGGGCCGCTGGTAGACCTCTGGGCGATCGGCGAAGGCGGCGAGCGTGTGCCGGATCAGGCGGCGATCGACAAGGCGCGGAGTCTGGTCAATTATAAGGATGTAATCGTCGATGACGCTGCGAAGACGGTCAAGCTGGCCCGGGAAGGCATGGTGCTGGACATGGGCGGGATCGGCAAAGGATATGCGGCTGACCGGATCGCCGACTACCTGAAGGAGCAGGGACTGAACAGCGCAATGATCAATCTCGGCGGCAGCAGCATCATTGCCCTGGGCAACAAGCCGAATGGCTCGCCGTGGAATATCGGCCTGCAGGACCCGGATCAGAGCCGGGGCACCCAGCTCGGCACGATTAAGATTACTGACGAGGTTATCGACGCCTCCGGGGTGTATGAGCGTTACTTCATGCAGGACGGGGTGCGTTACCACCATATTCTTGACCCGCGCACCGGCTTCCCTTCCCAGAACGGGCTGAAGAGCATTACCATTATGAGCCCGAACGCCACCGATGCGGATGCTCTGTCCACCGGGGTGTTCCTCATGGGCCTCGAAGACGGCATGAAATACCTTGAAGCACTGCCCGAGAAGGTTGAGGCGTTCTTCATCACAGACGACAACAAGATTTACGCCACCTCTGAGCTGAAAAAGCGGCTGAATCTGACCGATTCGACCTACCAATTTGCGGACTAG
- a CDS encoding TetR/AcrR family transcriptional regulator, translating to MSIDRKALILQAATLSFVQFGYKATTMDQVSRIANVGKGTIYTFFKTKEELFEEILDKATSELTSVMNSVAAEHSTFVTKLLHLLDSILEFRQDHELFAKLAQEVRDIGTVQALEGVKRMEAYALDFLRQQIEEAISQGEVKPCDSSVAAFMILRMYLALTMEWNKAHEPLDQERIKEHMLLFISTGILQ from the coding sequence ATGTCCATTGACCGCAAAGCGCTGATCCTGCAGGCCGCAACCTTGTCCTTCGTGCAATTCGGCTATAAGGCTACAACGATGGATCAGGTATCCAGAATCGCCAATGTGGGCAAAGGCACGATCTATACATTTTTCAAAACCAAGGAAGAGCTGTTCGAGGAAATTCTGGACAAGGCTACATCGGAGCTAACGTCTGTGATGAACAGTGTGGCGGCGGAGCATTCGACCTTCGTCACTAAGCTGCTGCATCTGCTCGATTCCATTCTGGAATTCCGCCAGGACCATGAGCTGTTCGCGAAGCTGGCCCAGGAGGTGCGGGATATCGGAACCGTTCAGGCGCTGGAAGGTGTCAAACGGATGGAAGCGTATGCGCTGGACTTCCTGAGACAGCAGATCGAGGAGGCCATCAGCCAAGGAGAGGTGAAGCCCTGCGATTCCAGTGTGGCGGCATTCATGATTCTGCGGATGTACCTGGCCCTCACGATGGAGTGGAATAAAGCCCATGAGCCGCTGGACCAGGAGCGGATCAAAGAGCATATGCTGCTGTTCATCTCTACAGGAATTCTGCAATAA
- a CDS encoding SGNH/GDSL hydrolase family protein, with the protein MNEYNSSEELGEKGGPAAPKDPVERREGFFVMFETAIEATARPDGKPSQEEYLEGNYLIDKARYIGGVTDEAMLAMLTSWEGFRKLVHSIGVSVKTAKENKAVTFLMQNWGRTSKYETGTQHRVACPGDGTETLLTLEDIGWSVDDVAPGKFAFEFEEEGELATASIVLYLHDGYHAPELTAEPPVDFGAPAYREMVAGSLLHRGNNRRLKTAIDKAVRGEDVTMAYIGGSITQGAGAKPIHTGCYAYQSYLRFKELYGKDGGENIHFIKAGVGGTPSELGMIRYERDVLKDGAAAPDIVIVEFAVNDEGDETKGNCYESLCRKILSALNQPAVILLFSVFVNDWNLQERLSPVGRRYNLPMVSVKDAVTAQFRLSKAEGNLISKRQFFYDIYHPTNDGHQVMADCLAHLFAEAGQSGMDEEEDTLAGPPVIGNDFVGVRLLDRKSELSQAGTPVTIEAGGFGGTDEDVQMVEMDDSPSGTPQFPYNWQHTASSGGESFRLKITSRNLILVFKDSGSAEAGKAEVLVDGRLVLTADPHVNNWTHCNAVILYQEQQSREHTVEICMAEGDQDKSFTILGFGYTV; encoded by the coding sequence ATGAATGAGTATAACAGCAGCGAGGAGCTTGGGGAAAAGGGAGGACCGGCAGCACCCAAAGATCCGGTGGAGCGGCGGGAGGGCTTCTTCGTCATGTTCGAGACGGCGATTGAGGCCACGGCGCGGCCTGACGGTAAGCCCTCGCAGGAGGAATATCTGGAGGGCAACTATCTGATTGACAAGGCCAGATACATAGGCGGGGTTACAGATGAAGCGATGCTGGCGATGCTTACAAGCTGGGAGGGCTTCCGCAAGCTGGTTCACAGCATCGGCGTGTCGGTGAAGACGGCGAAGGAAAATAAAGCGGTCACCTTCCTGATGCAGAACTGGGGCCGGACCAGCAAATATGAGACAGGGACGCAGCACCGCGTAGCCTGCCCCGGGGATGGAACAGAAACTTTGCTTACGCTGGAGGACATCGGGTGGTCGGTGGATGATGTGGCACCGGGCAAATTCGCCTTCGAGTTCGAGGAGGAAGGTGAACTGGCAACAGCCAGCATTGTCCTCTATCTGCATGACGGGTATCATGCTCCTGAGCTTACAGCGGAGCCTCCGGTTGACTTCGGCGCACCGGCCTACCGCGAGATGGTTGCCGGATCGCTGCTGCACCGCGGCAACAACCGGCGGCTGAAGACAGCGATTGACAAGGCAGTGCGCGGTGAGGATGTGACCATGGCCTATATCGGCGGGTCCATTACGCAGGGGGCGGGAGCCAAGCCGATTCATACCGGGTGTTATGCCTATCAGTCGTATCTGCGGTTCAAGGAGCTGTATGGCAAGGATGGCGGTGAGAACATTCACTTTATCAAGGCCGGGGTGGGCGGAACGCCGTCCGAGCTGGGCATGATCCGTTATGAGCGGGATGTGCTGAAGGATGGGGCGGCCGCCCCGGACATTGTGATTGTGGAATTTGCCGTGAATGATGAAGGGGACGAGACGAAGGGCAACTGCTACGAAAGCCTGTGCCGCAAAATCCTCTCTGCTCTAAACCAGCCTGCGGTTATCCTGCTGTTCAGTGTGTTCGTCAATGACTGGAATCTGCAGGAGCGGCTCTCGCCTGTGGGCAGACGCTATAATCTGCCTATGGTCAGCGTCAAGGACGCGGTGACAGCGCAGTTCCGGCTCAGCAAGGCTGAAGGGAATCTCATCTCCAAAAGACAATTCTTCTACGATATCTACCATCCTACGAACGACGGGCATCAGGTTATGGCAGACTGCCTGGCTCATCTGTTCGCCGAAGCCGGACAGTCCGGGATGGACGAGGAGGAGGATACGCTGGCGGGACCGCCTGTGATTGGCAATGACTTCGTAGGTGTCCGGCTGCTCGACCGCAAAAGCGAACTGAGCCAAGCCGGTACTCCGGTTACTATCGAAGCTGGCGGCTTCGGGGGAACAGATGAGGATGTGCAGATGGTGGAGATGGATGACAGTCCGTCCGGCACCCCGCAATTTCCGTACAACTGGCAGCATACCGCCTCCTCTGGCGGCGAGAGCTTCAGGCTGAAGATCACAAGCCGGAATCTGATCCTGGTCTTCAAGGATTCAGGCAGCGCAGAAGCCGGCAAGGCGGAGGTGCTCGTTGACGGCAGGCTGGTCCTGACCGCCGATCCGCATGTGAACAACTGGACGCATTGCAACGCAGTTATTCTATATCAGGAGCAGCAGAGCCGGGAGCATACCGTAGAGATTTGTATGGCAGAAGGAGATCAGGACAAGAGCTTCACGATCCTGGGCTTCGGGTATACTGTATAA
- a CDS encoding glycosyltransferase — MHDLSIVIPTRNRISDLTLCIESIGRQTGLEDVSIELLIVDDGEMEEQVLDYFRQVLGRLPDAELRYYRKTRPGVWLSRYEALGLIDGRIMLSFDDDAELDDPLYIRKLLDTYASDPTIAGVGGIAKGLSSSRSGKLLGRLTCQMSASPGRLSASTLAGSLLLWGETEQTFETDFFHGCNMSFRSSALRDMKPYPWMTSYAVADDIYMCHLASRYGKLVINPELKIMHHESPSSRDKAGRVARATAVNHYYLLNLRKAPVKNYAALLWTLSYLAVKSTLKRNFNAVSGYASGILFVLNPRKNKYREFMLD; from the coding sequence ATGCATGACTTGTCGATAGTCATTCCTACACGCAACCGGATCAGCGACCTTACGCTCTGCATAGAGTCCATCGGCAGGCAGACGGGACTGGAGGACGTCTCTATAGAGCTGCTGATTGTGGATGACGGCGAAATGGAGGAGCAGGTGCTGGATTATTTCCGCCAGGTGCTCGGGCGTCTGCCGGATGCAGAGCTGCGGTATTACCGCAAAACCAGACCCGGCGTCTGGCTCTCCCGCTACGAAGCGCTTGGGCTGATCGACGGCAGGATCATGCTCAGCTTCGACGATGACGCAGAGCTGGACGACCCGTTATATATCCGCAAGCTGCTGGATACCTACGCGTCTGACCCGACCATTGCCGGTGTCGGCGGCATCGCCAAAGGTCTCTCCAGCAGCAGATCCGGCAAGCTGCTCGGCCGGCTGACCTGCCAAATGTCGGCTTCACCGGGCCGGTTGTCGGCCAGCACACTGGCCGGTTCCCTGCTGCTGTGGGGCGAGACGGAGCAGACGTTTGAGACGGACTTTTTTCACGGCTGCAATATGTCCTTCCGCAGCTCGGCGCTGCGCGATATGAAGCCCTACCCCTGGATGACCAGCTACGCGGTGGCGGACGATATCTACATGTGCCATCTGGCCAGCAGATACGGCAAGCTGGTGATTAACCCGGAGCTGAAAATCATGCACCATGAATCGCCCAGCTCGCGCGACAAGGCAGGCCGGGTGGCCCGGGCCACTGCCGTCAACCACTACTATCTGCTGAATCTGCGCAAGGCCCCGGTGAAGAATTATGCCGCTCTGCTCTGGACCTTGTCTTACCTCGCCGTCAAGTCTACGCTCAAGCGGAACTTCAATGCTGTCTCCGGCTACGCCAGCGGCATCCTGTTTGTCCTCAACCCCCGCAAGAATAAATATAGGGAGTTTATGCTGGATTAA
- a CDS encoding DsbA family oxidoreductase: MRIDIWSDYACPFCYIGKRRLEHALSQFPGRDQVEVVFRSFQLDPNARTDETRDIHELLAAKYGMTRDKAKAMNAQLAEQAQGVGLDFHFDTIQSTNTFDAHRLSHYAATQGKAPQLTERLLRAYFTDSLNVGDRKVLAELAAEVGLDQAGVAEVLDSEAYGDRVEADIEAARQLNITGVPFFVFNNKYAVSGAQPGPVFTEVLDTVWAEEQKGPELQVVGQPKSGAAPSADGCDDGSCSI; encoded by the coding sequence ATGAGAATTGATATATGGTCTGACTACGCCTGCCCCTTCTGCTATATCGGCAAAAGACGGCTGGAGCACGCGTTGAGCCAATTCCCCGGCCGGGATCAGGTAGAGGTCGTCTTCCGCAGCTTCCAGCTCGATCCTAATGCCCGCACCGATGAGACGCGGGATATCCACGAGCTGCTGGCCGCCAAATACGGAATGACCCGCGACAAGGCCAAGGCGATGAACGCCCAGCTTGCCGAGCAAGCCCAGGGAGTGGGGCTGGACTTCCATTTCGATACGATCCAGTCTACGAACACATTCGACGCTCACCGCCTGAGCCATTATGCTGCAACCCAAGGCAAGGCTCCGCAGTTGACCGAACGGCTGCTCCGCGCTTACTTCACCGATTCGCTGAATGTGGGTGACCGCAAGGTGCTGGCTGAGCTGGCCGCCGAAGTTGGACTTGATCAGGCTGGAGTAGCAGAGGTTCTTGACAGTGAGGCGTATGGCGACCGGGTGGAGGCCGACATTGAAGCGGCCCGGCAGCTGAACATCACCGGCGTTCCGTTCTTTGTCTTCAACAATAAGTACGCCGTATCCGGCGCGCAGCCGGGTCCGGTATTCACTGAAGTGCTGGACACCGTATGGGCGGAGGAACAGAAGGGTCCGGAGCTTCAGGTGGTCGGCCAGCCGAAGTCCGGGGCTGCACCGTCTGCTGACGGCTGCGATGACGGTTCCTGCAGTATTTAA
- a CDS encoding oleate hydratase, with the protein MKREYGKEQVYFVGGGLASLAGAVYLVRDCGFPGQNIHILEEMKILGGSNDGAGDAEHGYVIRGGRMLNDETYENLWELLSTIPSVDQPGLTLREEITQFDNANPTRSRARLIDSTGEIQDVSSMGFDMADRLALGKLLITPEPALGKMRINEWFAPHFFTTNFWFMWATTFAFQPWHSAVEFKRYMLRFMHEFPRIQTLEGVTRTPYNQYDSIIVPLQQYLEPLGVDFTLKCTVTDLEFKDGDGITVTAMKVVRDGVEDTIQIHEHDRVIITNGSMTEGSSLGSMTSAPGINGSKGSSWKLWENIAAKKPGLGNPSSFADHVNESKWESFTVTFQDSKFFDLMENFTRNRAGTGALVTFKDSSWLMSVVLAFQPHFRNQPEHVRVFWGYGLFPDKVGDYVHKKMCDCTGEEIMEELLGHLHFTAHKDEIMATANCIPCMMPYITAQFMPRLNSDRPPVVPEGSTNLAFIGQFCEIPDDVVFTEEYSVRAARIAVYTLFGVNRPVERISDYPHDVRTLFSSVITSFR; encoded by the coding sequence GTGAAAAGAGAGTATGGCAAGGAGCAGGTGTATTTTGTCGGCGGCGGTCTTGCATCGCTTGCAGGTGCGGTCTATCTGGTGCGGGATTGCGGTTTCCCCGGCCAAAATATTCACATTCTGGAGGAAATGAAGATCCTTGGGGGCAGCAATGACGGGGCAGGCGATGCGGAGCACGGCTATGTGATCCGCGGCGGGCGGATGCTGAACGATGAGACCTATGAGAATCTGTGGGAGCTGCTCAGCACGATTCCCTCCGTGGATCAGCCGGGCCTGACACTGCGGGAGGAAATTACACAGTTCGACAATGCCAATCCCACCCGCTCCAGAGCACGCCTGATCGACAGCACGGGCGAGATTCAGGATGTCAGCTCCATGGGCTTCGATATGGCGGACCGGCTGGCGCTGGGCAAGCTGTTGATCACACCGGAGCCTGCTTTAGGCAAAATGCGCATTAACGAATGGTTCGCGCCCCATTTCTTCACCACGAACTTCTGGTTCATGTGGGCCACCACCTTCGCCTTCCAGCCTTGGCACAGCGCGGTGGAATTTAAACGGTATATGCTCCGCTTCATGCACGAGTTCCCGAGAATCCAGACGCTCGAAGGTGTCACCCGCACCCCTTATAACCAATATGACTCGATTATTGTACCGCTTCAGCAGTACCTGGAGCCGCTGGGGGTAGACTTCACCTTGAAATGCACGGTCACCGATCTGGAATTCAAGGATGGCGACGGCATCACTGTGACTGCAATGAAGGTCGTCCGTGATGGCGTGGAGGACACCATTCAGATTCATGAACACGACCGTGTAATTATTACGAACGGTTCGATGACCGAGGGCTCCAGCCTCGGGTCCATGACCTCCGCCCCCGGCATAAACGGCAGCAAGGGCAGCTCATGGAAGCTGTGGGAGAACATCGCTGCGAAAAAGCCGGGGTTGGGCAACCCGTCTTCCTTCGCCGATCATGTGAATGAGTCCAAATGGGAATCCTTCACCGTCACCTTCCAGGACTCGAAATTCTTCGATCTGATGGAGAACTTCACCCGCAACCGGGCCGGTACCGGCGCACTCGTAACGTTCAAGGATTCCAGCTGGCTGATGTCGGTCGTGCTGGCGTTCCAGCCGCATTTCCGCAACCAGCCCGAGCATGTCAGAGTATTCTGGGGCTATGGGCTGTTCCCGGACAAGGTCGGCGATTATGTACACAAAAAGATGTGCGATTGTACCGGTGAAGAGATTATGGAGGAGCTGCTCGGGCATCTGCATTTCACGGCCCACAAGGATGAGATCATGGCGACTGCCAATTGTATTCCTTGCATGATGCCGTATATCACCGCGCAATTCATGCCGAGACTGAACAGCGACCGTCCGCCGGTTGTGCCGGAAGGCTCCACCAACCTGGCCTTCATCGGGCAATTCTGCGAAATCCCGGACGATGTTGTCTTCACGGAGGAATATTCCGTACGGGCCGCCCGGATCGCAGTCTATACACTGTTTGGCGTAAACCGCCCGGTAGAGCGGATCAGCGATTACCCGCATGATGTGCGCACGCTGTTCTCCAGTGTGATTACTTCGTTCCGCTAA
- a CDS encoding RluA family pseudouridine synthase: MNTRRNPKEGARRGAKPASGARPQSKAAGSSRGSKPVSHRPSARSAASAKPAALKSYTVAEPAELLAFLLKTITGKGRNAIKSMLSRGQIAVNGKTVTRHDHPLQPGQTVTVDQEKRAEAKELLGLTIVHEDDDIIVIQKDAGLLSIATGEDNELTAYRQLMEHVRQSNPKNRVYVVHRLDRDTSGVMMFARSEAVQQALQNNWKEVVKERSYIALVEGAVKKPEGTISSWLKETSTLKMYSSPHQGDGLHAVTRYKLLQGNRHFSLLEVHLETGRKNQIRVHMSDIGHPIAGDKKYGAETKAVGRLGLHARVLSFVHPTTGELLTFESPIPKTFLKYTAPALTN; this comes from the coding sequence ATGAATACAAGAAGAAATCCCAAAGAAGGCGCCAGACGCGGCGCCAAGCCCGCTTCCGGGGCCAGGCCCCAGAGCAAGGCCGCAGGCAGCAGCCGGGGAAGCAAACCCGTGAGCCATAGACCGTCAGCCAGATCCGCAGCCTCTGCCAAACCTGCTGCACTCAAATCCTATACGGTAGCTGAGCCTGCGGAATTGCTTGCTTTTCTGCTGAAGACGATTACAGGCAAGGGGCGCAACGCCATCAAATCAATGCTCTCGCGCGGACAGATTGCGGTGAACGGGAAGACCGTGACCCGCCATGACCATCCGCTTCAGCCCGGCCAGACGGTGACGGTTGACCAGGAGAAGCGTGCCGAAGCCAAGGAGCTGCTGGGCCTGACCATCGTTCATGAGGATGATGATATCATCGTGATTCAGAAGGATGCCGGCCTGCTGTCCATTGCCACCGGAGAAGACAACGAGCTTACAGCTTACCGGCAATTAATGGAGCATGTCCGGCAGTCGAATCCGAAGAACCGCGTCTACGTAGTACACCGGCTCGACCGCGACACCTCCGGTGTCATGATGTTTGCCCGCAGCGAGGCGGTGCAGCAGGCGCTCCAGAATAACTGGAAGGAGGTCGTCAAGGAACGGTCCTACATTGCGCTCGTCGAGGGCGCCGTCAAGAAGCCCGAAGGCACGATCAGCTCCTGGCTGAAGGAGACCTCCACGCTGAAGATGTACTCCAGCCCGCATCAGGGCGACGGACTGCACGCGGTCACCCGCTACAAGCTGCTTCAGGGTAACCGCCACTTCTCGCTGCTGGAGGTGCACCTGGAGACCGGACGGAAGAATCAGATCCGGGTCCACATGTCAGACATCGGGCATCCGATCGCAGGCGACAAGAAATACGGCGCAGAGACCAAGGCCGTCGGCCGTCTCGGACTGCACGCGCGTGTCCTCTCGTTCGTTCATCCTACTACAGGGGAACTCCTGACCTTCGAAAGCCCGATTCCGAAGACGTTCCTGAAATACACCGCACCGGCGCTGACGAACTGA
- a CDS encoding CLC_0170 family protein — translation MIRVIGTAAGLLMFSALLLLAVDYRIYSNRGWIREQKSARLLAWGYVLLSLLLLTGLFIYN, via the coding sequence ATGATTCGAGTCATAGGAACCGCTGCCGGGCTGCTCATGTTCTCTGCCCTGCTGCTCCTGGCTGTAGATTACCGGATCTATAGCAACAGAGGCTGGATACGGGAGCAGAAATCCGCCCGGCTGCTCGCCTGGGGCTATGTCCTCCTCTCCCTGCTGCTGCTCACCGGGCTGTTCATTTATAACTAG